From Lysinibacillus sp. SGAir0095, the proteins below share one genomic window:
- a CDS encoding glycosyltransferase family 2 protein, translated as MSLVTVVVPTYNKEQYIKKAVESIYAQTYKNWELLVIDDGSTDNTLSVIKRITDPKNTKIISRKKNEGICHVLNEALDFIQSDFFIQVDGDDWIEPETINVLLNEMDNQPANTALAYGNTIHWHENNGVLHFHKKVKHRSFKDRYEFVTYDPMVQPRFYRTSCVRNVGGWEIDSLTQGRMMEDRRMLLRLLDKYNFLYVDKDLYNFRYHQSNLSLDQNAYIYNQLRKLETEKALLRWGDEFEATTVGHPDLWQSIKLIPKQKE; from the coding sequence TTGAGCCTCGTTACAGTTGTTGTTCCCACTTACAATAAGGAGCAGTACATCAAGAAGGCCGTCGAATCAATTTATGCACAAACATATAAAAATTGGGAATTACTTGTTATTGATGATGGTTCTACAGACAATACACTTTCAGTTATCAAAAGGATTACTGATCCTAAAAATACTAAAATCATTTCTAGAAAGAAAAATGAAGGTATTTGTCATGTGTTAAACGAAGCCCTTGATTTTATTCAATCCGATTTCTTTATTCAAGTGGATGGAGATGATTGGATTGAACCAGAAACGATCAATGTTCTTTTAAATGAAATGGATAATCAACCTGCCAATACTGCATTAGCATATGGGAATACGATTCATTGGCATGAAAATAATGGTGTACTTCATTTTCATAAGAAGGTCAAACATCGCTCGTTTAAAGATCGATACGAATTTGTAACGTATGATCCCATGGTCCAACCTAGATTTTATAGAACAAGTTGTGTAAGAAATGTTGGTGGTTGGGAAATAGATTCGCTTACACAAGGAAGAATGATGGAAGACCGGCGCATGCTTCTTCGATTATTAGATAAATATAATTTTTTATATGTAGATAAGGATTTATATAATTTTCGTTATCACCAGTCAAATTTGAGTTTAGATCAGAATGCCTATATATATAATCAATTAAGAAAATTAGAAACGGAAAAAGCGTTATTGCGATGGGGAGATGAATTTGAAGCCACGACGGTTGGCCACCCCGACTTATGGCAATCGATCAAGCTAATTCCAAAGCAAAAGGAGTGA
- a CDS encoding glycosyltransferase, translating to MIPFLAKRFPDIQFIMVQGNRPQYQHLWLEESPKNLKMYYQVPHHELAELMRSWHVLICGSKWETGATYVKEAMASGVPVIAPKVAALSEVASSQILLEDLKWEKSTKEPKVLMWSEESKERFGLALDELLRDRRGYKKLVSNSLEESKKSSPENIAKLWFDFMYKCRDLKDV from the coding sequence GTGATTCCATTTTTAGCAAAACGATTTCCAGATATTCAATTCATTATGGTTCAAGGTAATAGACCACAATATCAGCATTTATGGTTAGAAGAATCCCCCAAAAATTTAAAGATGTACTATCAAGTTCCCCATCATGAACTTGCTGAATTAATGCGTTCATGGCACGTTCTAATTTGCGGAAGCAAATGGGAAACTGGAGCCACATACGTAAAGGAAGCAATGGCTAGTGGGGTGCCTGTTATTGCCCCAAAAGTGGCTGCACTGTCTGAAGTGGCTTCCAGTCAAATACTCTTAGAAGATTTAAAATGGGAAAAATCCACAAAAGAGCCGAAAGTTTTAATGTGGTCAGAAGAATCAAAAGAACGTTTTGGTTTGGCATTAGATGAACTACTGAGGGACAGAAGAGGATATAAGAAACTTGTAAGCAACTCCTTAGAAGAAAGCAAAAAATCATCTCCGGAGAACATTGCAAAACTATGGTTTGATTTTATGTATAAGTGTCGAGATTTAAAGGATGTGTGA
- a CDS encoding glycosyltransferase family 2 protein, whose protein sequence is MFEKMRQNFISKNEKKQQAQLLDTAKVTVVIPFYNRANYIKEAIESVFNQTYENWKLILVDDGSTDDYISQIKDFLEDPRVKLQRLGQNVGQSKALNSGLDLVETPYLIQLDSDDWFYPHTLEILVNEADKQPNDVAVISGNIQITHEDENGNRILTEVYKNRQFKDKYDFLLSNTSVWPRFYRTSSLRFVGGWPTDDPYEGRYLEDKRILHKLIEHFRFYWMDQMLYNQRFHKDSHSRNVEKYAEVEEWTVRDSLKRWGDEYEPVMETFGLGWKRVNYIISKNSEGHPNKLTLQSSSKMPENQQHATNQFTNLNNLSGAPGTGPGTGPGTGPGTGPGTGPGT, encoded by the coding sequence TTGTTTGAAAAAATGCGACAGAATTTCATCTCGAAAAACGAAAAAAAACAACAAGCTCAGCTCTTAGATACAGCAAAAGTAACAGTTGTAATTCCATTTTACAACCGAGCAAATTATATAAAGGAAGCTATTGAGAGCGTTTTTAACCAAACTTATGAAAATTGGAAGTTAATATTAGTTGATGATGGTTCAACTGATGATTATATTAGTCAAATCAAAGATTTTTTAGAAGATCCCCGAGTTAAATTACAGCGATTAGGACAAAATGTTGGACAATCCAAAGCGCTAAATAGTGGATTGGACCTTGTTGAAACACCGTATCTAATTCAATTAGACAGTGATGATTGGTTTTACCCTCATACACTTGAAATTTTGGTAAATGAGGCAGATAAACAACCAAATGATGTAGCAGTTATTTCCGGTAATATACAAATCACCCATGAGGATGAAAATGGAAACCGTATATTGACTGAAGTATATAAAAATAGGCAATTTAAAGATAAATATGATTTTCTATTATCGAATACGTCTGTGTGGCCTCGCTTTTATCGAACTTCTTCATTACGTTTTGTAGGAGGCTGGCCAACTGATGACCCTTATGAAGGCCGCTATTTAGAAGATAAGCGAATTTTACACAAACTCATTGAGCATTTTAGATTTTATTGGATGGATCAAATGTTATATAATCAACGTTTTCACAAGGATAGTCATTCTAGGAACGTTGAGAAATATGCGGAAGTGGAAGAATGGACAGTACGTGATTCATTAAAAAGATGGGGCGATGAGTATGAACCCGTCATGGAAACGTTCGGCTTAGGGTGGAAAAGAGTCAATTACATTATCTCTAAAAATTCGGAAGGCCATCCGAATAAATTAACATTGCAATCTAGTTCCAAAATGCCTGAAAACCAGCAACACGCTACTAATCAATTTACTAATCTCAACAATCTTTCAGGTGCACCTGGAACTGGCCCGGGAACAGGACCAGGAACCGGCCCGGGAACAGGACCAGGGACAGGACCCGGGACGTGA
- a CDS encoding CPBP family intramembrane glutamic endopeptidase translates to MKVQTQKTAFYVLITYIAVQLSGFLLRIPPIKSFFLQFFSQDGNEEIALAGWWSTISFAIAFLVCIFLISKNKNFWDVFKGEKASIPVSIGWGIIGFFLVFLGQAIGAIIETGLGIQKGSENTETIILLTEVAPIMILATVVLGPILEEFVFRRVIFGSIVQTQNFWVAGIISSIIFALIHLDFTHIILYTISGFIFAFLYYKTRRLLTSIIAHMLLNGFVTIVQMNAHLFQ, encoded by the coding sequence ATGAAAGTTCAAACACAAAAAACCGCCTTTTATGTTTTAATCACTTACATAGCCGTTCAATTATCTGGCTTCCTATTAAGAATTCCACCTATTAAGTCATTCTTCCTTCAATTTTTTTCACAAGATGGAAATGAAGAAATTGCTCTAGCTGGATGGTGGTCTACAATCTCTTTTGCAATTGCATTCTTAGTTTGTATATTCTTAATTTCTAAAAATAAGAACTTCTGGGATGTATTTAAAGGAGAAAAAGCTTCAATTCCAGTATCAATTGGCTGGGGCATTATAGGATTTTTCCTAGTATTTCTAGGTCAAGCAATAGGTGCGATTATCGAGACAGGGCTGGGCATTCAAAAAGGTTCTGAGAATACAGAAACAATTATTCTATTAACAGAGGTAGCCCCTATTATGATTCTTGCTACAGTTGTTTTAGGGCCAATTTTAGAAGAATTTGTTTTCCGACGTGTTATCTTTGGTTCGATTGTACAAACACAGAATTTTTGGGTTGCGGGTATTATCAGTTCCATCATATTTGCCCTTATTCATTTAGACTTTACACACATCATTCTATATACGATCAGTGGATTTATCTTTGCCTTCTTATACTACAAAACACGTAGATTACTTACTTCCATTATCGCACATATGCTGTTAAATGGTTTTGTGACAATTGTTCAAATGAACGCCCATCTATTTCAATAG
- a CDS encoding redox-sensing transcriptional repressor Rex, translating to MKHELKIPQATTKRLPLYYRFLQNFANEGKRRISSQELSEAMKIDSATIRRDFSYFGALGKKGYGYDVLHLLEFFRETLDQDEGANVALIGVGNLGNAFLKYNFQKNHNTRIVVAFDSKAPHDGMEVNGIPVYHPDRLEEMYHEYNAELAILTVSSRSAQMMADRLVAIDAKGILNFTPVRLNVPDSMKMLNIDLSVELEALIYLIRNSD from the coding sequence GTGAAGCATGAATTGAAAATTCCACAAGCAACGACAAAAAGACTTCCACTCTATTATCGTTTTTTGCAAAACTTTGCCAATGAAGGAAAGAGAAGAATCTCCTCCCAAGAGTTGAGTGAGGCAATGAAAATTGATTCAGCTACAATTCGTCGGGATTTTTCTTATTTTGGTGCTCTTGGCAAAAAGGGATATGGGTATGATGTTCTTCATTTGCTTGAATTTTTTAGAGAAACGCTAGATCAAGACGAAGGAGCAAATGTTGCGTTAATCGGTGTGGGTAACTTAGGAAACGCCTTTTTAAAATACAATTTCCAAAAAAACCACAATACAAGGATTGTCGTAGCATTTGACTCAAAAGCACCACACGATGGTATGGAGGTAAATGGAATTCCTGTTTACCATCCAGATCGTTTAGAGGAAATGTACCATGAATATAATGCAGAATTGGCCATCTTAACGGTTTCGTCACGTTCTGCACAAATGATGGCAGACCGATTAGTTGCAATTGATGCGAAAGGGATATTAAACTTTACGCCAGTAAGGTTAAATGTACCAGATTCCATGAAGATGTTGAATATCGATTTATCAGTCGAACTAGAAGCGTTGATCTATTTAATACGTAATAGTGATTGA
- the rimI gene encoding ribosomal protein S18-alanine N-acetyltransferase, giving the protein MVLYRKMTPKDVEVVHEIELASFPTPWTLDSFHYEMRENNFAYYVVAENHDGKIIGFCGMWLVIDTAQITNVAVVEAARGLGIGEGLMREAMRIAKERNVDVMSLEVRLSNFVAQNLYRKLGFQDGGVRKGYYTDNQEDALVMWVNLNE; this is encoded by the coding sequence ATGGTACTTTATCGTAAAATGACCCCAAAGGATGTAGAGGTTGTTCATGAAATTGAGTTAGCATCCTTTCCAACCCCTTGGACATTGGATTCGTTTCATTATGAAATGAGAGAAAATAATTTTGCTTACTATGTTGTGGCAGAAAATCATGATGGTAAGATTATTGGATTTTGTGGAATGTGGCTGGTTATTGATACAGCACAAATTACAAATGTAGCTGTAGTCGAAGCGGCACGTGGTCTTGGTATTGGTGAGGGACTGATGCGTGAAGCCATGCGTATAGCAAAAGAACGTAATGTAGATGTTATGAGTCTTGAGGTTCGATTGTCGAACTTTGTTGCACAGAATCTTTACAGAAAACTCGGGTTCCAGGATGGTGGAGTTCGTAAGGGATACTATACAGATAATCAAGAAGATGCTCTAGTAATGTGGGTGAATTTAAATGAATGA
- a CDS encoding twin-arginine translocase TatA/TatE family subunit: MVVHLNAISPFAVVIICVVALLIFGPKKLPELGRAMGTTLREFKKGTSGLLEDEDDKKKSVSVIEQKDLDKENK, encoded by the coding sequence ATGGTCGTGCATTTAAATGCAATTTCACCATTTGCCGTAGTTATTATTTGTGTAGTAGCCCTATTAATTTTTGGACCAAAGAAACTTCCTGAATTAGGAAGAGCGATGGGAACAACACTTCGTGAGTTCAAAAAGGGAACGAGTGGGTTATTGGAAGATGAAGACGACAAGAAAAAGAGCGTCAGTGTCATCGAGCAAAAAGATCTAGATAAAGAAAACAAGTAA
- the tsaD gene encoding tRNA (adenosine(37)-N6)-threonylcarbamoyltransferase complex transferase subunit TsaD has product MNDQYILAIETSCDETAAAIIRNGTEIVSNVVASQIESQKRFGGVVPEVASRHHVEQITVVIEETLENANMQPSDLTAVAVTEGPGLVGALLIGINAAKAFAFAHCLPLIPVHHIAGHIYANALVEPMQFPLLALVVSGGHTELVLMKEHGSFEVIGETRDDAAGEAYDKVARVLNMPYPGGPHIDRLAHEAEEGIDFPRAWLDENSYDFSFSGLKSAVINYKHNMDQRGEVINPQKVAKGFQDSVVEVLTTKTLRAAREFKVKQVIAAGGVSANKGLRTSLEIAFRAENIPFIVPPLKLCTDNAAMIGAAASYMYEAGVRGDLAMNGIPGKELKSWI; this is encoded by the coding sequence ATGAATGATCAATATATATTAGCAATCGAGACAAGCTGTGATGAAACAGCAGCTGCTATCATTAGAAATGGTACGGAGATTGTTTCTAACGTCGTAGCTTCACAAATCGAAAGTCAAAAACGCTTTGGTGGTGTAGTTCCAGAAGTAGCATCAAGACACCATGTCGAACAAATTACAGTAGTAATAGAAGAAACTTTAGAAAACGCAAACATGCAGCCGTCAGATTTAACTGCAGTAGCTGTAACAGAAGGACCTGGATTAGTAGGAGCACTATTAATAGGCATTAATGCTGCAAAAGCTTTTGCATTTGCTCATTGCTTACCGCTCATCCCGGTGCATCATATAGCAGGTCATATTTATGCAAATGCATTAGTTGAGCCGATGCAGTTTCCTCTATTAGCCTTAGTGGTATCAGGAGGTCATACGGAACTGGTACTAATGAAGGAGCATGGGAGCTTTGAAGTGATAGGGGAAACCCGAGACGATGCGGCAGGAGAGGCCTATGACAAAGTGGCACGTGTTCTAAATATGCCTTATCCAGGTGGACCACATATTGACAGGCTGGCACATGAGGCAGAAGAGGGAATTGATTTTCCTCGTGCTTGGCTAGACGAGAACTCATACGACTTCAGCTTTAGTGGATTAAAATCAGCCGTTATTAATTATAAGCATAATATGGATCAACGTGGAGAAGTAATCAATCCACAAAAAGTTGCAAAAGGCTTCCAGGACAGTGTAGTAGAAGTATTAACAACAAAAACATTACGTGCTGCACGTGAATTCAAAGTAAAGCAAGTGATTGCCGCTGGTGGTGTATCTGCGAACAAAGGGTTAAGAACAAGCTTAGAAATAGCCTTTAGAGCTGAGAACATACCGTTTATTGTCCCTCCTTTAAAGCTATGTACGGATAACGCAGCCATGATTGGTGCAGCTGCATCTTATATGTATGAGGCAGGAGTTCGAGGCGACCTCGCTATGAATGGGATTCCAGGTAAGGAATTAAAAAGTTGGATATAA
- the tatC gene encoding twin-arginine translocase subunit TatC — translation MNPKQLTVIEHIEELRKRLFICAIFFVLALIVSFYFAKPIIKSIQYSEQAEQLTLNAFNVGDPLTVYLEVTFIVAFIITSPIILYQLWAFITPGLHETERKATLKYIPYAFLLFVAGLAFGYYILFPNVMNFMMQLSDDLDIQQTIGINEYFGFLFKLVVPFGIIFELPVVMLFLARLGILNPQLMVKFRKYSYFVLFVLAVLVAPPDIISYILISIPLFVLYEISIVIARIGYKKYLVAEALRIQEEKELEQKIQVEDLLAEQRRQIEEMTNRQ, via the coding sequence ATGAATCCAAAACAACTCACTGTTATTGAACATATAGAAGAATTAAGAAAACGATTATTCATTTGTGCCATTTTCTTTGTTCTCGCCTTAATTGTGAGCTTTTATTTTGCAAAGCCGATTATTAAATCTATTCAGTATAGCGAACAAGCAGAGCAATTAACTTTAAACGCTTTCAATGTTGGGGATCCACTTACTGTGTATTTGGAAGTTACTTTTATTGTAGCGTTTATCATTACTTCGCCAATTATCCTTTATCAGCTTTGGGCGTTTATCACACCAGGGCTGCATGAAACTGAGCGAAAAGCAACATTAAAATATATCCCATATGCATTTTTATTGTTTGTTGCAGGACTAGCATTTGGTTATTATATTTTATTCCCGAATGTCATGAATTTCATGATGCAATTATCGGATGATTTAGATATTCAACAAACAATTGGGATTAATGAATATTTCGGCTTTTTGTTTAAATTGGTCGTACCATTCGGTATTATTTTTGAATTGCCTGTTGTGATGCTTTTCTTAGCAAGACTGGGGATATTAAATCCTCAGCTTATGGTCAAATTTAGGAAGTATTCCTATTTTGTCTTATTTGTACTAGCAGTACTTGTAGCACCGCCAGATATTATTTCATATATTTTGATTTCAATACCCTTGTTTGTGTTATATGAGATCAGTATTGTGATAGCACGAATTGGCTATAAAAAATACTTGGTGGCAGAAGCACTGCGGATACAAGAAGAGAAAGAACTTGAACAAAAAATACAGGTGGAAGACTTGTTGGCTGAACAACGCCGACAAATTGAAGAAATGACAAATCGCCAATAA
- a CDS encoding ABC-F family ATP-binding cassette domain-containing protein — MIVLQVNQLYKSFVTDEILSGVKLEVQHRDRVALVGRNGAGKSTLLKIIAGQMSYDSGEIIIPKDVRIGYLEQHAGIESNLSIWDEMMTIFDSLRSQESKLRSLEQRMADPAVYENPESYARIMAEYDQLQHDFKDAGGYQYEADTRSVLHGMQFFPEDYEKPILSLSGGQRTRLALAKLLLSKPDLLILDEPTNHLDIETLSWLENYLKGYEGAILIVSHDRYFLDQVVSIVYEVSRTHVTKYVGNYSAYLDEKAKNYERDLKMFERQQDEKAKLEAFIQKNIARASTTKMAQSRRKVLERTEWMDSPDGDERLANFGFTIDRQSGNDVLSVDDLIIGYTEKTISKNINMRIFREDRIALVGPNGVGKSTLLKTIVKDLPIQSGGIRYGANVQIGYYDQEQAKLTGNKSVLQELWDEWPLLNEKDIRTILGRFLFSGDDVSKPVSSLSGGEKARVALAKLMMQKANLLVLDEPTNHLDLDSKEVLENALIDYPGTLLFVSHDRYFINRIATKVVELSGTGSFEYLGDYDYYLEKKQELKELAEMKAAANKTSIKVTDSTPTSKASTSQIDKDAKKRERQIRRTIEEIEKNMVEVSEQIASIEAKLCEPDIFKDHEQVMKYQSELDSIKSAHEELELQWLELNDELENIISS, encoded by the coding sequence ATGATTGTTTTACAAGTAAATCAATTATATAAATCTTTTGTGACAGATGAAATACTTAGTGGCGTAAAATTAGAAGTTCAACATAGAGATCGAGTTGCATTAGTCGGGCGTAATGGAGCCGGAAAATCAACATTACTCAAAATTATCGCAGGTCAAATGTCGTATGATTCAGGCGAAATTATCATTCCTAAGGACGTCAGGATTGGCTATTTAGAGCAGCATGCCGGCATAGAGTCAAACTTGTCGATTTGGGACGAAATGATGACAATATTCGATTCCTTGCGAAGCCAGGAAAGTAAATTACGTTCACTTGAACAACGAATGGCTGATCCAGCTGTTTACGAAAATCCGGAAAGCTATGCACGGATAATGGCAGAGTATGATCAATTACAGCATGATTTTAAGGATGCTGGTGGTTATCAATACGAAGCAGATACTCGTTCAGTGCTTCACGGAATGCAGTTTTTCCCGGAGGATTACGAAAAACCTATCTTATCCCTTTCCGGTGGGCAAAGAACGCGCTTAGCATTAGCAAAGTTATTATTAAGTAAGCCCGATCTTTTAATTTTGGACGAGCCTACTAACCATCTTGATATCGAAACTTTAAGCTGGTTGGAAAATTACCTAAAGGGGTACGAGGGTGCAATCCTAATTGTTTCCCATGACCGTTACTTCTTGGACCAGGTTGTGTCGATTGTTTACGAGGTTTCCAGAACTCATGTGACAAAATATGTTGGAAACTACAGTGCATATTTAGATGAGAAGGCAAAAAACTATGAACGAGATCTAAAAATGTTCGAACGCCAGCAGGATGAAAAAGCAAAACTAGAGGCATTTATTCAAAAAAATATTGCCCGTGCTTCCACAACAAAAATGGCCCAAAGCCGCAGAAAGGTTCTTGAACGAACAGAGTGGATGGATTCACCTGATGGGGATGAGCGTTTAGCAAACTTTGGCTTTACCATTGATCGACAAAGTGGAAATGATGTACTGTCGGTTGATGACCTGATAATCGGCTATACGGAAAAAACTATCTCCAAAAACATAAATATGCGTATCTTCCGTGAAGACCGTATTGCACTTGTGGGACCAAACGGTGTTGGGAAATCCACCCTACTTAAAACCATCGTCAAAGACTTGCCTATTCAATCAGGGGGTATTCGATATGGCGCAAATGTTCAAATTGGTTATTATGACCAAGAACAAGCTAAACTAACTGGTAACAAATCCGTACTCCAAGAGCTTTGGGATGAATGGCCATTATTAAATGAAAAGGATATTCGTACGATATTGGGGCGTTTTTTATTTAGTGGTGATGATGTTTCAAAGCCAGTTAGTTCATTATCTGGTGGAGAAAAAGCTCGGGTTGCACTAGCAAAGCTCATGATGCAAAAAGCAAATTTGCTCGTATTGGATGAGCCGACCAACCATCTTGACTTAGACAGTAAAGAGGTTTTGGAGAATGCGCTTATTGATTATCCCGGTACCCTATTATTCGTTTCCCATGACCGTTATTTTATAAATCGTATCGCGACGAAGGTAGTCGAATTATCGGGAACTGGTTCTTTTGAATACTTGGGCGACTACGATTATTATCTTGAAAAAAAACAAGAACTTAAAGAATTAGCGGAAATGAAAGCTGCTGCAAATAAGACATCCATAAAAGTAACAGACTCGACACCGACGTCTAAAGCTTCTACTTCCCAAATTGATAAGGATGCAAAAAAGCGTGAACGACAGATCCGTCGTACGATTGAAGAAATTGAAAAGAATATGGTTGAAGTAAGTGAACAAATTGCAAGCATTGAAGCTAAGCTTTGTGAACCAGATATCTTTAAGGATCATGAACAAGTGATGAAGTACCAATCTGAACTTGATTCTATAAAATCAGCGCACGAGGAACTTGAATTACAATGGCTCGAGTTAAATGATGAGCTTGAGAATATTATATCCTCCTAA
- the groES gene encoding co-chaperone GroES: MLRPLGDRIIIELVEVEEITASGLVLPDSAKEKPQEGNVVAVGTGRVLDNGTRVELDVKTGDRIIFSKYSGTEVKYEGKEFLILRESDVLAVIG, encoded by the coding sequence TTGTTAAGACCATTAGGTGATCGTATCATTATCGAACTAGTTGAGGTGGAGGAAATTACAGCATCAGGACTTGTACTTCCAGATTCAGCAAAAGAAAAACCACAAGAAGGTAATGTAGTTGCTGTGGGAACTGGTCGTGTACTAGATAACGGCACACGCGTCGAGCTTGATGTAAAAACGGGCGATCGTATTATCTTCTCTAAATACTCAGGCACAGAAGTGAAATATGAAGGCAAAGAGTTCTTAATCCTTCGCGAAAGTGATGTATTAGCTGTTATTGGCTAA
- the groL gene encoding chaperonin GroEL (60 kDa chaperone family; promotes refolding of misfolded polypeptides especially under stressful conditions; forms two stacked rings of heptamers to form a barrel-shaped 14mer; ends can be capped by GroES; misfolded proteins enter the barrel where they are refolded when GroES binds), which produces MAKDIKFSEEARSLMLQGVDKLANAVKVTLGPKGRNVVLEKKYGSPLITNDGVTIAKEIELENAYENMGAKLVAEVASKTNEIAGDGTTTATVLAQAMIREGLKNVTAGANPVGIRKGMDKAVAAALEELQAISRPVENKEAIAQVAAISAADEEVGDFIADAMERVGTDGVITIEESKGFTTELDVVEGMQFDRGYVSHYMVTDTDKMEAVLDNPYILVTDKKISNIQEILPLLEQVVQQSRPLLIIAEDVEGEALTTLILNKLRGTFNVVAVKAPGFGDRRKAMLEDIAVLTGGQVITSDLGLDLKTADVTTLGRAGKVVVSKDNTTIVEGAGNADEIEVRVNQIRAQIAETTSEFDKEKLQERLAKLAGGVAVIKVGAATETELKERKLRIEDALNSTRAAVEEGIVSGGGTALLNVYSAVEKVIDSVDGDVATGVRIVLRALEEPVRQIANNAGLEGSIIVDRLKREEVGVGFNAANGEWVNMIEAGVVDPAKVTRSALQNAASVAALFLTTEAVVADIPEPNAPALPDMGGMGGMM; this is translated from the coding sequence ATGGCAAAAGATATTAAATTCTCTGAAGAAGCTCGTTCTTTAATGCTTCAAGGTGTTGATAAATTAGCGAATGCAGTAAAAGTAACTTTAGGACCAAAAGGACGTAATGTAGTTCTAGAAAAAAAATACGGTTCTCCATTAATTACAAATGATGGTGTAACAATCGCAAAAGAAATCGAACTTGAAAACGCATATGAAAATATGGGTGCGAAACTAGTAGCGGAAGTTGCTTCTAAAACGAACGAAATCGCTGGTGACGGTACGACTACTGCAACAGTTTTAGCACAAGCTATGATTCGCGAAGGACTTAAAAACGTAACTGCAGGAGCTAACCCTGTTGGTATCCGTAAAGGGATGGACAAAGCTGTAGCGGCGGCACTAGAAGAATTACAAGCTATTTCTCGTCCAGTAGAAAACAAAGAAGCAATTGCTCAAGTTGCTGCAATTTCTGCTGCTGATGAAGAAGTGGGTGACTTCATCGCAGACGCTATGGAACGTGTAGGTACTGACGGTGTTATCACAATTGAAGAATCTAAAGGGTTTACTACTGAGTTAGATGTAGTGGAAGGTATGCAATTTGACCGTGGATATGTATCTCACTACATGGTAACTGATACTGACAAAATGGAAGCAGTATTAGACAACCCTTATATTTTAGTTACAGATAAAAAGATTTCAAACATCCAAGAAATCTTACCTTTACTTGAACAAGTTGTTCAACAAAGCCGTCCATTACTGATCATTGCAGAGGATGTTGAAGGAGAAGCTCTTACAACATTAATCTTAAATAAATTACGTGGTACATTTAACGTGGTAGCTGTTAAAGCTCCAGGCTTCGGTGACCGTCGTAAAGCAATGCTAGAAGATATCGCTGTATTAACTGGTGGTCAAGTAATCACATCAGATCTTGGTTTAGATTTAAAAACAGCTGATGTAACAACATTAGGTCGCGCTGGTAAAGTTGTCGTGTCTAAAGACAATACAACAATTGTCGAAGGTGCTGGGAATGCAGACGAAATCGAAGTTCGCGTAAACCAAATCCGTGCTCAAATTGCAGAAACTACTTCTGAATTTGATAAAGAAAAATTACAAGAACGTCTTGCTAAACTAGCTGGTGGAGTAGCGGTAATCAAAGTTGGTGCTGCAACTGAAACTGAGCTAAAAGAACGTAAACTACGTATCGAAGACGCTCTAAACTCAACTCGTGCTGCTGTTGAAGAAGGTATCGTATCAGGTGGTGGTACAGCACTTCTAAACGTATACTCTGCAGTTGAAAAAGTTATTGATTCAGTAGATGGCGATGTAGCAACTGGTGTACGTATCGTATTACGTGCTCTTGAAGAACCAGTACGTCAAATCGCAAACAATGCAGGTCTTGAAGGTTCAATCATCGTAGACCGCTTAAAACGCGAAGAAGTTGGCGTAGGCTTTAATGCAGCTAACGGCGAATGGGTAAACATGATCGAAGCGGGTGTTGTTGACCCAGCGAAAGTTACTCGTTCAGCTTTACAAAACGCTGCATCTGTAGCTGCTCTATTCTTAACAACAGAAGCAGTAGTAGCAGACATTCCAGAACCAAACGCTCCAGCACTTCCAGATATGGGCGGAATGGGCGGCATGATGTAA